The Microbacterium sp. LWH7-1.2 genome window below encodes:
- a CDS encoding LpqB family beta-propeller domain-containing protein, with product MTWVRGILALIIALCAVVVTGCAGFPTGGPPEYGLENGNTGNGSQNVAFIPNRPQPGATPQQIVEGFIDAGSGPGVLGNWAVAQEFLAPSLRGTWNPDAQVIVDERAERDYVETGEGLVDFASEVVGSVDDKGAYQRADLSPGNWTFRLEQQEDGEWRITEAPDGIWLDEAQFPQVFHRYPVMYFDLSWQFLVPDVRWFPVAKAARSIANALVNEPVSEWLAESVQSAFPDGVSAVTVVPTAEEGVSDVALKGDAMLAASSDARNRMLTQLEESLRAAGVTEVVMTVESAPIDAQPVTVRSTRVPVAPLVLTEAGFGFLTGDEIDKIPGLSAAVEAASPVSVQVGAERDLAAARLASGAVVRLNSAGTEPEVLDTRAGLVDPVIDPSGVVWSVPQDDPSALRAYLPTGDVIEVADAWGEATAIAGMALSRDGTRLAAVVSAGGRTVVSVAGVVREDGVPARIGQPIQLAVAGGAVVGVTRIGVTWIDDVSVGVLTSGADTDSTVIEQVVGAPTAASTAPSGTAAIAGGTGISSLRLRAEDGTLYVKRGTSWQPTATGIVVLATQQGAPQ from the coding sequence ATGACCTGGGTACGCGGCATCCTGGCCCTCATCATCGCCCTGTGCGCGGTCGTCGTGACCGGCTGCGCCGGCTTCCCCACGGGCGGGCCGCCCGAATACGGGCTCGAGAACGGCAACACCGGAAACGGCTCGCAGAACGTGGCGTTCATCCCGAACCGGCCGCAGCCGGGTGCGACGCCGCAGCAGATCGTGGAGGGCTTCATCGACGCCGGCTCGGGTCCCGGCGTGCTGGGCAACTGGGCCGTCGCCCAGGAGTTCCTCGCGCCGTCCCTGCGTGGCACGTGGAATCCCGACGCCCAAGTGATCGTGGATGAGCGTGCCGAGCGGGACTACGTCGAGACCGGTGAAGGGCTGGTCGACTTCGCCTCGGAAGTCGTGGGCTCGGTCGACGACAAGGGCGCATACCAGCGCGCTGATCTCTCGCCGGGCAACTGGACATTCCGCCTGGAGCAGCAGGAGGACGGCGAGTGGCGCATCACCGAGGCGCCTGACGGCATCTGGCTCGACGAGGCGCAGTTCCCGCAGGTGTTCCACCGCTACCCGGTGATGTACTTCGACCTCTCGTGGCAGTTCCTCGTCCCGGACGTTCGCTGGTTCCCGGTCGCCAAGGCGGCGCGGAGCATCGCCAACGCCCTCGTCAACGAGCCGGTGAGCGAGTGGCTGGCGGAGTCGGTGCAGTCCGCCTTCCCAGACGGCGTGTCGGCGGTGACGGTGGTGCCCACGGCGGAGGAAGGCGTCTCCGATGTGGCCCTCAAGGGCGACGCGATGCTGGCGGCGAGCAGCGACGCCCGCAACCGGATGCTCACGCAGCTCGAGGAGAGCCTGCGCGCCGCGGGAGTGACCGAGGTCGTCATGACCGTCGAGTCCGCACCGATCGACGCGCAGCCCGTCACGGTGCGTTCGACACGCGTGCCTGTGGCACCGCTGGTGCTGACCGAGGCCGGGTTCGGCTTCCTCACCGGAGACGAGATCGACAAGATCCCCGGCCTTTCGGCTGCGGTGGAGGCCGCCTCGCCGGTCAGCGTGCAAGTCGGGGCGGAGCGGGACCTCGCGGCTGCCCGCCTCGCCTCGGGGGCGGTCGTGCGGCTGAACTCGGCCGGGACGGAGCCGGAGGTGCTGGATACCCGTGCGGGGCTGGTCGATCCGGTGATCGACCCGTCCGGGGTGGTGTGGAGCGTCCCACAAGACGACCCGTCGGCGCTGCGCGCGTATCTTCCCACCGGGGATGTGATCGAGGTCGCCGACGCGTGGGGCGAGGCGACGGCCATCGCCGGCATGGCGCTGTCCCGCGACGGCACGCGCCTCGCCGCGGTGGTGAGCGCGGGCGGCCGCACGGTGGTGTCGGTGGCGGGTGTGGTGCGCGAGGACGGCGTGCCGGCTCGCATCGGCCAGCCGATTCAGCTCGCGGTGGCGGGCGGTGCCGTCGTCGGCGTCACGCGGATCGGCGTCACGTGGATCGACGACGTCTCGGTCGGCGTGCTCACCAGCGGCGCCGACACCGACTCGACGGTTATCGAGCAGGTGGTCGGCGCGCCGACTGCCGCCTCGACGGCTCCCTCGGGCACGGCCGCGATCGCCGGCGGCACGGGAATCTCGAGTCTGCGCCTGCGTGCCGAGGACGGCACCCTCTACGTCAAGCGCGGCACGAGCTGGCAGCCCACGGCGACCGGCATCGTGGTCCTCGCGACCCAGCAGGGCGCGCCGCAGTAG
- the mtrA gene encoding MtrAB system response regulator MtrA: MTSRILVVDDDTALAEMIGIVLRTEGFETAFCADGAEAVEAWRTERPDLILLDLMLPGMDGIEICTRIRAESGVPIIMLTARTDTADVVKGLESGADDYIVKPFNPKELVARIRTRLRPASQPANDSLRIGDLTVDVAAHEVRRGDGPIALTPLEFELLVALASKPQQVFSREMLLEQVWGYHYKADTRLVNVHVQRLRAKVEKDPDNPKIVTTVRGVGYRAGAVV, from the coding sequence ATGACTTCACGCATCCTGGTGGTCGACGATGACACCGCCCTTGCCGAGATGATCGGGATCGTGCTGCGCACGGAGGGATTCGAGACGGCCTTCTGCGCTGACGGCGCCGAGGCCGTCGAGGCGTGGCGCACCGAGCGACCCGATCTCATCCTCCTCGACCTGATGCTGCCGGGCATGGACGGCATCGAGATCTGCACCCGCATCCGCGCCGAATCCGGCGTCCCGATCATCATGCTCACCGCGCGCACCGACACGGCCGATGTCGTGAAGGGTCTGGAGTCGGGCGCCGACGACTACATCGTCAAGCCCTTCAATCCCAAGGAGCTGGTCGCCCGCATCCGCACGCGGCTGCGGCCCGCGAGCCAGCCGGCGAACGACTCGCTCCGGATCGGCGACCTCACGGTCGACGTGGCGGCGCACGAGGTGCGTCGCGGCGACGGGCCCATCGCGCTGACTCCCCTCGAATTCGAGCTGCTCGTCGCCCTGGCATCCAAGCCCCAGCAGGTGTTCTCGCGCGAGATGCTGCTCGAGCAGGTGTGGGGCTACCACTACAAGGCCGACACCCGTCTGGTGAACGTCCACGTGCAGCGGCTGCGGGCGAAGGTCGAGAAGGACCCCGACAATCCCAAGATCGTGACGACGGTGCGCGGCGTCGGATACCGCGCCGGCGCCGTCGTCTAG
- the mtrB gene encoding MtrAB system histidine kinase MtrB, whose protein sequence is MTAPITAVTPARARIRWWRLWRAWPGDIAGLWRRSLRFRTILVTIGLTALAVVVACVWMALAIQNDLFASRKDQVLMDAEQARAAAQRTLDASVQNDSIQLQNVMTLAFTALRDQSSAVIVGAYRIGPLVPNAPQDFSTNEEVMNELLTIPMRALVRTNPDQQIWQPVALPDGDASTVPGILVGQQLTIESVASYELYLAYDLANAPETLTFVQRTLWVVGIGLVLLISGIAWFVLRSVTTPISEAADTSAKLAAGRLDVRLEVRGEDELATLGRSFNAMADSMESQIKELADLSLVQQRFVSDVSHELRTPMTTIRLAADMINDQRDDFDPATARAAELLNAQVQRFETLLADLLEISRYDAGSVQLELEPTSLAHLAEDVIGSMQQLAEQHGTDVRLVAPGGYSPVDMDPRRVRRVVRNLLGNAIEHGEGRPIVVSVDSNQQAVAIGVRDYGMGMTSEDVEHVFDRFWRADPSRKRTIGGTGLGLSIALGDAKLHGGELAVWSEVGRGTNFVLTLPRQAVPLAGESPIPVEPGDDAVAVLDDLGLTAPIELPRADGANGGRGTDAAPRGGSA, encoded by the coding sequence ATGACCGCGCCGATCACGGCCGTGACGCCGGCGCGCGCCCGCATCCGCTGGTGGCGGCTCTGGCGCGCGTGGCCGGGGGACATCGCGGGGCTCTGGCGTCGCTCACTGAGGTTCCGCACGATCCTGGTCACGATCGGCCTCACCGCGCTCGCCGTCGTGGTCGCGTGCGTGTGGATGGCCCTCGCGATCCAGAACGATCTGTTCGCCTCGCGCAAGGACCAGGTGCTGATGGACGCCGAGCAGGCGCGCGCCGCGGCGCAGCGGACCCTCGACGCCTCGGTGCAGAACGACTCCATCCAGCTGCAGAACGTCATGACCCTCGCGTTCACCGCGCTGCGCGACCAGTCGTCGGCCGTGATCGTCGGCGCCTACCGGATCGGGCCCCTCGTGCCCAACGCTCCGCAGGACTTCAGCACGAACGAGGAGGTGATGAACGAGCTGCTCACCATCCCGATGCGGGCGCTCGTCCGCACCAACCCCGACCAGCAGATCTGGCAGCCCGTCGCGCTTCCCGACGGTGACGCCTCCACGGTCCCGGGAATCCTGGTGGGTCAGCAGCTCACCATCGAAAGTGTGGCGTCGTACGAGCTGTACCTGGCCTACGACCTCGCCAATGCGCCCGAGACGCTCACGTTCGTGCAGCGGACGCTGTGGGTGGTCGGCATCGGCCTCGTCCTGCTCATCAGCGGCATCGCCTGGTTCGTCCTGCGCTCCGTCACCACCCCCATCAGCGAGGCCGCCGACACCAGTGCGAAGCTCGCGGCGGGTCGTCTGGACGTGCGCCTCGAAGTGCGCGGCGAGGACGAGCTGGCGACGCTCGGCCGCTCGTTCAACGCGATGGCCGACAGCATGGAGTCGCAGATCAAGGAGCTCGCCGATCTCTCGCTCGTGCAGCAGCGCTTCGTCTCCGACGTGTCGCACGAGCTGCGCACGCCGATGACGACGATCCGCCTCGCCGCCGACATGATCAACGACCAGCGGGACGACTTCGACCCCGCCACCGCGCGCGCAGCCGAGCTGCTCAACGCCCAGGTGCAGCGGTTCGAGACGCTGCTCGCGGACCTGCTCGAGATCAGCCGCTACGACGCGGGCTCGGTCCAGCTCGAACTCGAGCCGACGAGCCTCGCCCACCTCGCCGAGGACGTGATCGGGTCGATGCAGCAGCTCGCCGAGCAGCACGGGACGGACGTGCGTCTCGTGGCGCCTGGGGGGTATTCCCCGGTCGACATGGACCCGCGGCGCGTGCGCCGCGTGGTGCGCAACCTGCTCGGCAACGCGATCGAGCACGGCGAGGGGCGTCCCATCGTGGTCAGCGTCGACAGCAATCAGCAGGCTGTGGCGATCGGCGTGCGCGACTACGGCATGGGAATGACGTCTGAGGACGTCGAGCACGTCTTCGACCGGTTCTGGCGCGCCGACCCGTCGCGCAAGCGGACGATCGGCGGCACGGGCCTCGGCCTGTCCATCGCGCTGGGCGACGCGAAGCTGCACGGCGGCGAGCTGGCGGTCTGGTCCGAGGTCGGCCGCGGCACGAACTTCGTCCTCACCCTCCCGCGGCAGGCGGTGCCGCTCGCAGGGGAGTCGCCGATCCCGGTCGAACCGGGCGATGACGCCGTCGCCGTCCTCGACGACCTCGGCCTCACCGCCCCGATCGAGCTGCCGCGCGCCGACGGTGCGAATGGCGGCAGGGGAACGGATGCTGCGCCCCGAGGAGGATCCGCATGA
- a CDS encoding glycerophosphoryl diester phosphodiesterase membrane domain-containing protein, which produces MRRTTRDAPPTERGIVSAYPAWTPASRPGIIPLHPLSFGTILGRSFSALRQNPRVLLGFALVVQTLAYIVVLGGVLAVGWASFSRLDTLRPGTEEYDTVMAGSIALTAVAGIVLSLAAGALSVIVQGIVVVEVTHAAVAEKLTLGALWRQVRPIAWRLIGYSLLVVLAIVALVAVVVLAIVGIAIAAPPAAIVLTILVILASIPLTWWLMIKLLLVPAAIIVEHATIVQALSRSWTLTRRRFWPALGIIIVISVIFAAVAQVVSLPMSFLSMGLTTIIAPTGDPEPTAIIGFIAATLLTQVLTLLLQSVAVVVQSTATALIYIDCRMRREGLDLDLLAYVERRDAGATALADPYREHIGREIAPRGIPGAYPVPGYAPYPSAYPMPGHPPAPAGAVCSAQAQPGYGPPAGYAPQPGYGAQPAYGPPPGYWAPAQSGQGVPPAHGTPAPQGYSTPPPASGAQPSAHGAPTPGPAAPAPAQRPAAPPAADPASPPPADSQSPTRWTAPGAAPDGADRGSPWA; this is translated from the coding sequence ATGCGCCGCACGACCCGCGACGCGCCGCCGACCGAGAGGGGAATCGTGTCCGCATACCCGGCCTGGACGCCGGCGTCACGCCCCGGGATCATCCCGCTGCACCCGCTGTCGTTCGGCACGATCCTGGGCCGCTCGTTCTCGGCGCTGCGGCAGAACCCGCGCGTGCTGCTGGGCTTCGCGCTCGTCGTGCAGACGCTCGCGTACATCGTGGTGCTCGGCGGCGTGCTCGCGGTCGGCTGGGCGTCGTTCTCGCGCCTCGACACCCTGCGGCCGGGCACCGAGGAGTACGACACGGTGATGGCGGGGTCGATCGCCCTCACCGCCGTCGCCGGGATCGTGCTCTCGCTCGCCGCGGGCGCGCTCAGCGTCATCGTGCAGGGCATCGTGGTCGTCGAGGTGACGCACGCCGCCGTGGCCGAGAAGCTCACCCTCGGCGCCCTCTGGCGCCAGGTCAGGCCCATCGCGTGGCGCCTGATCGGCTATTCGCTGCTCGTCGTCCTGGCGATCGTCGCGCTGGTCGCGGTGGTCGTGCTCGCGATCGTCGGCATCGCGATCGCGGCGCCGCCGGCGGCGATCGTGCTGACGATCCTGGTCATCCTCGCCTCGATCCCCCTCACATGGTGGCTCATGATCAAGCTGCTGCTGGTGCCGGCGGCCATCATCGTCGAGCACGCCACGATCGTCCAGGCGCTGTCGCGCTCGTGGACCCTCACGCGCCGTCGCTTCTGGCCCGCCCTCGGCATCATCATCGTGATCAGCGTCATCTTCGCCGCCGTCGCGCAGGTGGTGAGCCTCCCGATGAGCTTCCTCTCGATGGGGCTGACGACGATCATCGCGCCGACGGGCGATCCCGAGCCGACCGCCATCATCGGCTTCATCGCCGCAACCCTGCTGACCCAGGTGCTCACGCTGCTGCTGCAGTCGGTCGCCGTCGTCGTGCAGTCCACCGCGACCGCGCTCATCTACATCGACTGCCGCATGCGCCGCGAGGGGCTCGACCTCGACCTGCTCGCGTACGTGGAGCGACGGGATGCCGGAGCCACCGCCCTCGCCGACCCCTATCGCGAGCACATCGGGCGCGAGATCGCGCCGCGCGGCATTCCGGGGGCGTACCCGGTACCCGGTTACGCGCCGTACCCGTCCGCCTACCCGATGCCGGGACACCCGCCGGCGCCGGCCGGCGCGGTGTGCTCCGCGCAGGCGCAGCCGGGCTATGGGCCGCCGGCCGGGTACGCACCGCAACCCGGGTACGGAGCACAGCCGGCGTACGGGCCCCCGCCCGGATACTGGGCTCCGGCGCAGTCGGGTCAGGGCGTACCGCCCGCGCACGGCACCCCCGCGCCGCAGGGGTACTCAACGCCCCCGCCCGCGTCCGGCGCCCAGCCGTCCGCGCATGGCGCCCCGACGCCCGGCCCCGCCGCCCCCGCGCCCGCGCAGCGGCCCGCCGCCCCTCCGGCCGCAGACCCCGCATCCCCGCCGCCCGCGGACTCGCAGTCCCCCACCCGCTGGACCGCGCCCGGCGCCGCGCCCGACGGCGCCGACCGCGGGTCGCCGTGGGCGTGA
- a CDS encoding DUF4350 domain-containing protein encodes MTAATPPQTSTQDAAPRRGRRIAAWVAIGLALLVIGGIGGAMSAANQWAQRDALDPDSTGPAGTRALAEILRDHGVEVRVARDRASATEALGTGPATLVLPDAPALSDDALADLAARATDVVLVEPRARTLNLLLTGSAPAGVAPDTAIEPGCDIEDAVRAGAVAPGAVYSGSDGCYPVDDAFGLLVDGADGGRVFAVDARPLFTNEHLAENGNAALAANLMGRHPLVVWYVPSPADTDLADTNPSLGDLTPPWVSAVVVLLLLAGIAAGVWRGRRFGPLVAERLPVTVRASETTEGRARLYARAGDPLHAADRLRIGSLRRIAALLGLAGNAAAPEIADAAAGRAGLDRRTVRGILIDDIPRGDADLVALSTRLRDLEDAVRTAVRPERNPR; translated from the coding sequence ATGACGGCCGCCACCCCGCCCCAGACATCGACGCAGGATGCTGCGCCCCGGCGCGGCCGGCGGATCGCGGCGTGGGTCGCGATCGGGCTCGCCCTGCTCGTGATCGGGGGGATCGGCGGTGCGATGTCGGCGGCGAACCAGTGGGCGCAGCGCGATGCGCTCGACCCGGACTCGACCGGCCCCGCGGGCACCCGCGCCCTCGCCGAGATCCTGCGCGACCACGGCGTCGAGGTGCGGGTCGCGCGCGACCGGGCGTCGGCGACCGAGGCTCTCGGCACCGGACCCGCCACCCTCGTGCTGCCCGACGCGCCGGCGCTCTCGGACGACGCCCTCGCCGACCTCGCCGCCCGCGCGACCGACGTCGTGCTCGTGGAACCCCGCGCCCGCACGCTCAACCTGCTGCTCACGGGCTCCGCCCCCGCCGGGGTCGCGCCTGACACCGCGATCGAGCCCGGCTGCGACATCGAGGACGCGGTCCGCGCCGGCGCCGTCGCGCCGGGCGCCGTCTACAGCGGGAGCGACGGCTGCTACCCCGTCGACGATGCCTTCGGGCTCCTCGTCGACGGGGCGGACGGCGGCCGCGTCTTCGCGGTGGACGCCCGCCCGCTCTTCACCAACGAGCACCTCGCCGAGAACGGCAACGCCGCGCTCGCAGCCAACCTCATGGGGCGGCATCCGCTCGTCGTCTGGTACGTGCCGAGTCCCGCCGACACCGACCTCGCAGACACGAACCCCTCCCTCGGCGACCTCACGCCGCCCTGGGTGAGCGCGGTCGTCGTGCTGCTCCTCCTCGCCGGCATCGCGGCGGGCGTGTGGCGCGGCCGAAGGTTCGGTCCCCTCGTCGCGGAGCGGCTGCCGGTGACGGTGCGCGCGTCCGAGACGACCGAGGGCCGTGCGCGCCTCTACGCGCGCGCGGGCGATCCTCTGCACGCCGCGGACCGGCTGCGGATCGGCTCACTCCGCCGCATCGCCGCACTTCTCGGGCTCGCCGGCAACGCCGCGGCCCCTGAGATCGCCGATGCCGCCGCGGGCCGCGCCGGGCTCGACCGACGGACGGTGCGCGGCATCCTGATAGACGACATCCCCCGCGGCGACGCCGACCTCGTCGCCTTGAGCACACGCCTGAGAGATCTCGAGGACGCCGTCCGCACGGCCGTCCGCCCCGAAAGGAATCCCCGATGA
- a CDS encoding DUF4129 domain-containing protein has product MGVTPAALRAFARALDAIPPFTPDGDEARRWAEQELSDPAYDIAEPTPFDRIARAVGDFIMSLLNPDLSGGWGSTFALVAAIVVAVVIVAAFLLWGVPRVTRRAAPRTPLLFGEAEHRSAADLRAAAGERARAFDWDAAIVLRFRALARGCLERGVVDPPPGATVHAFARAAGAAFPALEPRLEAAATAFDDVRYLRRPGTEELYRLVESADDAVASARPVVREEVSA; this is encoded by the coding sequence GTGGGCGTGACTCCGGCCGCTCTCCGCGCCTTCGCGCGCGCTCTCGACGCCATCCCGCCCTTCACGCCGGACGGGGACGAAGCGCGGCGGTGGGCGGAGCAGGAGCTTTCGGACCCCGCCTACGACATCGCCGAGCCGACGCCGTTCGACCGCATCGCGCGCGCGGTGGGCGACTTCATCATGTCGCTGCTCAATCCGGACCTGTCAGGCGGCTGGGGCTCCACGTTCGCGCTGGTCGCGGCGATCGTGGTCGCCGTCGTCATCGTCGCGGCGTTCCTGCTGTGGGGCGTGCCGCGGGTGACCCGCCGCGCCGCGCCGCGGACACCGCTGCTGTTCGGCGAGGCCGAGCACCGCTCCGCCGCCGATCTGCGCGCGGCCGCGGGCGAGCGCGCCCGCGCCTTCGACTGGGACGCCGCCATCGTGCTGCGGTTCCGCGCCCTCGCGCGGGGCTGCCTCGAACGCGGCGTCGTCGACCCGCCTCCGGGCGCCACCGTGCATGCGTTCGCGCGAGCCGCAGGCGCCGCCTTCCCCGCGCTCGAACCCCGGCTCGAAGCCGCAGCGACCGCCTTCGACGACGTCCGGTATCTCCGCCGTCCGGGCACAGAAGAGCTCTACCGCCTCGTCGAATCCGCCGATGACGCCGTCGCCTCCGCTCGCCCCGTCGTGCGCGAGGAGGTCTCCGCGTGA
- the raiA gene encoding ribosome-associated translation inhibitor RaiA produces METSIVGVGVGITDRFRGVVEEKALRIENLAPRAQRVDVKVTHRAYHNGRVEDETVELTVNGKGPVIRAEATDGDKFTALDLAVDKLCEQLRRAKDKRVDARNHPRGAKFEKGSGALQGIDLQPASVDVLRAVATGEIPIVTGNEEEEGYTPVVIRTKEFHPEWMSVEEAVDRMELVGHDFFLFIDARTDHPSVVYRRKGWDYGVISLTTMAQPEELAS; encoded by the coding sequence ATGGAAACCAGCATCGTCGGCGTGGGAGTGGGCATCACAGATCGCTTCCGCGGTGTCGTCGAGGAGAAGGCCCTCCGCATCGAGAACCTCGCCCCGCGCGCTCAACGCGTGGACGTCAAGGTCACACACCGCGCGTACCACAACGGCCGTGTGGAGGATGAGACCGTCGAGCTCACCGTCAACGGCAAGGGCCCCGTCATCCGGGCCGAGGCCACCGACGGCGACAAGTTCACCGCACTGGACCTTGCGGTCGACAAGCTGTGCGAACAGCTGCGCCGCGCGAAGGACAAGCGCGTCGACGCGCGCAACCACCCCCGTGGCGCCAAGTTCGAGAAGGGCAGCGGCGCGCTCCAGGGGATCGATCTGCAGCCGGCGTCCGTCGACGTGCTCCGTGCCGTCGCCACCGGTGAGATCCCGATCGTCACGGGCAATGAGGAGGAAGAGGGCTACACGCCCGTCGTGATCCGCACGAAGGAGTTCCACCCCGAGTGGATGTCTGTCGAAGAGGCTGTCGACCGCATGGAGCTGGTCGGCCACGACTTCTTCCTCTTCATCGACGCGCGCACCGACCACCCGAGCGTGGTGTACCGCCGCAAGGGCTGGGACTACGGCGTCATCTCGCTGACCACCATGGCGCAGCCGGAGGAGCTCGCGTCCTGA
- a CDS encoding phosphoribosyltransferase family protein gives MSEIVLAVREACADALALLLPVSCAGCDEPDVALCERCAFALAPDPRAQVVDAPGGAITVWSGLAFEGVPARVLRAVKEGGRTGLATALAPALIAALARAGAADAVPVPMPTSGRAYRRRGYRVPDLLVRSTGRRSRRLLRHARRTSDQRGLDRDARARNVADSLVAADAAGLRVVVVDDVATTGASLAEAVRALRAAGADVVAAVTVAATPRKRPTGR, from the coding sequence ATGTCGGAGATCGTGCTCGCGGTGCGCGAGGCCTGCGCGGACGCGCTGGCGCTGCTTCTTCCCGTCTCGTGCGCGGGGTGCGACGAACCCGACGTCGCCCTGTGCGAGCGATGCGCCTTCGCCCTCGCCCCCGATCCCCGTGCGCAGGTCGTGGACGCGCCCGGCGGGGCCATCACGGTGTGGAGCGGGCTCGCTTTCGAGGGGGTCCCCGCGCGGGTGCTGCGCGCGGTCAAGGAGGGCGGGCGCACCGGCTTGGCGACCGCGCTCGCGCCCGCGCTGATCGCGGCCCTCGCCCGCGCAGGTGCCGCGGACGCCGTGCCCGTGCCGATGCCCACGTCTGGCCGGGCCTACCGGCGGCGCGGCTACCGCGTCCCCGATCTGCTCGTGCGGAGCACCGGGCGCCGTTCCCGTCGGCTGCTGCGCCATGCCCGCCGGACGTCCGACCAGCGAGGTCTCGATCGCGACGCCCGGGCGCGGAACGTCGCCGACAGCCTGGTTGCGGCGGACGCCGCGGGGCTGCGCGTCGTGGTCGTCGACGACGTCGCGACCACCGGCGCCAGCCTTGCCGAAGCGGTCCGCGCGCTGCGCGCCGCGGGTGCCGACGTAGTGGCCGCGGTCACGGTCGCGGCCACTCCGCGGAAGCGTCCCACGGGCCGGTGA
- a CDS encoding DEAD/DEAH box helicase: MTFSDLGLSQPVLKALKDIGYETPSAIQAATIPTLLGGRDVVGMAQTGTGKTAAFALPIIDRLDLGQKTPQALVLAPTRELALQVCEAFEKYSAHLKDVHVLPVYGGQGYGVQLSALRRGVHIVVGTPGRIIDHLEKGTLDLSALQYLVLDEADEMLKMGFAEDVETILADTPDTKQVALFSATMPATIRRMSQQYLHDPEEITIKAKTQTSANISQRYLVTAWQQKMDALTRILEVENFDGMIVFGRTRSITEEIAEKLRARGYSAAAINGDIAQPQREKTVNQLKSGKLDILVATDVAARGLDVERVSHVVNYDIPTDAESYVHRIGRTGRAGRSGDAISFVTPRERGLVKMIERATRQELTEIPLPSVDEVNVTRLSRFDDRITAALGEAERIEAFRDIVAHYVRNHDVPEADVAAALAVVAQGDTPLLLEADPEPAPRRERTERTDRGDRPAYGDRADRPERRTPREGFATYRINVGKRQRVEPRQIVGALANEGGLRRDDFGAIKIMPDFSLVELPANLPAGALDRLADTRISGQLIELRPDSGRPQRRKDATGGSYRDNRGSGDRYGDRSQSRGSYGDDRPARKPRHKRSDG; this comes from the coding sequence ATGACTTTCTCCGACCTCGGGCTGAGCCAGCCCGTCCTCAAGGCACTGAAGGACATCGGCTACGAGACCCCCTCGGCGATCCAGGCGGCGACCATTCCGACGCTGCTCGGCGGCCGCGACGTCGTGGGCATGGCGCAGACCGGAACCGGCAAGACGGCCGCGTTCGCCCTGCCGATCATCGACCGCCTCGACCTCGGTCAGAAGACCCCGCAGGCGCTCGTGCTCGCACCCACGCGCGAGCTGGCGCTCCAGGTCTGCGAGGCGTTCGAGAAGTACTCGGCCCACCTGAAGGACGTGCACGTCCTCCCCGTCTACGGCGGACAGGGCTACGGCGTGCAGCTCTCGGCCCTCCGACGCGGCGTGCACATCGTCGTCGGAACCCCGGGTCGCATCATCGACCACCTCGAGAAGGGCACGCTCGACCTCTCCGCCCTGCAGTACCTCGTCCTGGACGAGGCCGACGAGATGCTCAAGATGGGCTTCGCGGAGGACGTCGAGACGATCCTCGCCGACACCCCGGACACCAAGCAGGTCGCGCTGTTCTCGGCGACCATGCCCGCCACGATCCGCCGCATGTCGCAGCAGTACCTGCACGACCCCGAAGAGATCACGATCAAGGCGAAGACGCAGACGTCCGCCAACATCTCGCAGCGCTACCTCGTCACCGCGTGGCAGCAGAAGATGGACGCCCTCACGCGCATCCTCGAGGTCGAGAACTTCGACGGCATGATCGTGTTCGGCCGCACGCGCTCGATCACCGAGGAGATCGCCGAGAAGCTCCGCGCCCGCGGGTACTCCGCCGCCGCGATCAACGGCGACATCGCCCAGCCGCAGCGAGAGAAGACGGTGAACCAGCTCAAGTCGGGCAAGCTCGACATTCTGGTGGCGACCGACGTGGCCGCCCGCGGCCTCGACGTCGAGCGCGTCTCGCACGTCGTCAATTACGACATTCCGACGGATGCCGAGTCCTACGTCCACCGGATCGGCCGCACCGGGCGCGCCGGGCGCTCGGGCGACGCGATCAGCTTCGTCACGCCGCGCGAGCGCGGGCTCGTCAAGATGATCGAGCGCGCCACGCGTCAGGAGCTCACCGAGATCCCGCTGCCGAGCGTCGACGAGGTCAACGTGACCCGCCTGTCTCGCTTCGACGACCGCATCACCGCGGCCCTCGGCGAGGCCGAGCGCATCGAGGCGTTCCGCGACATCGTGGCCCACTACGTGCGCAACCACGACGTGCCTGAGGCGGATGTGGCGGCGGCCCTCGCCGTCGTCGCACAGGGCGACACCCCGCTGCTCCTCGAGGCCGACCCCGAGCCGGCTCCGCGGCGCGAGCGCACCGAGCGGACCGACCGCGGCGACCGTCCCGCGTACGGCGACCGGGCCGACCGGCCCGAGCGCCGCACCCCGCGCGAAGGCTTCGCGACCTACCGCATCAACGTCGGCAAGCGTCAGCGGGTCGAGCCGCGCCAGATCGTCGGCGCGCTGGCGAACGAGGGTGGGCTGCGCCGCGACGACTTCGGCGCGATCAAGATCATGCCCGACTTCTCGCTCGTGGAGCTGCCGGCGAACCTCCCCGCCGGCGCTCTCGACCGGCTCGCCGACACCCGCATCTCGGGGCAGCTCATCGAGCTGCGTCCCGACAGCGGGCGCCCGCAGCGCCGGAAGGACGCCACGGGTGGTTCATACCGCGACAACCGCGGCTCCGGCGACCGGTATGGCGACCGCTCGCAGTCGCGCGGCTCGTACGGCGACGATCGTCCCGCGCGCAAGCCCCGGCACAAGCGCAGCGACGGCTGA